One genomic window of Desulfuromonas sp. AOP6 includes the following:
- the nifV gene encoding homocitrate synthase: protein MTVETDIQHREVIIDDTTLRDGEQTAGVVFSRQEKIRIARMLDEIGVGELECGIPAMGKEEQADVRALVDLGLGARLITWNRALISDIEASLATGVQAVDLSLSVSDIHIRHKLGKSRDWVKEQLKTALGFAKEHGLYVSIGGEDASRADLDFVVELMEIGRAMGADRFRFCDTLGLLDPFSTYEKIRFLRDRVDLDLEIHTHNDLGMATANALAGIRAGARFVNTTVNGLGERAGNAALEEVVMALKHANGIDLHMDTRRFVEISRFVGQASHRPVPEWKAVVGERVFSHESGLHADGVIKNPCNYEGFDPAEVGLSRYLVLGKHSGSQGLVHRLQELGIRATRQQADSLLPSVRRLSQQRKRPLSDHELLTLWPSCQAVA from the coding sequence ATGACGGTTGAAACGGATATTCAGCACAGAGAGGTCATCATCGACGACACCACGCTGCGCGACGGGGAACAGACCGCCGGGGTGGTCTTCTCGCGGCAGGAGAAAATTCGCATCGCCCGCATGCTGGATGAAATCGGCGTGGGAGAGCTGGAGTGCGGCATTCCCGCCATGGGGAAAGAAGAGCAGGCCGACGTGAGAGCCTTGGTCGACCTTGGTCTTGGCGCCCGCCTGATCACCTGGAACCGTGCCCTGATAAGCGACATCGAGGCCTCATTGGCCACCGGGGTGCAGGCCGTTGATCTGTCCCTCTCCGTGTCCGATATCCACATCCGGCACAAGTTGGGCAAAAGTCGCGACTGGGTGAAAGAACAGCTGAAGACGGCCCTGGGCTTCGCCAAGGAGCATGGCCTGTATGTCTCCATCGGCGGCGAAGATGCCAGCCGGGCCGACCTTGACTTTGTCGTCGAACTGATGGAGATCGGACGCGCCATGGGGGCGGACCGCTTCCGTTTCTGCGATACGCTGGGTCTTCTCGACCCGTTCTCCACCTACGAGAAAATCCGGTTCCTGCGGGACCGGGTCGACCTTGATCTCGAGATCCATACCCATAACGATCTCGGCATGGCCACGGCCAACGCTCTGGCCGGGATCCGGGCCGGCGCCCGCTTCGTCAACACCACGGTGAACGGGCTTGGCGAACGCGCCGGCAATGCCGCCCTGGAAGAGGTGGTCATGGCCCTCAAGCACGCTAACGGCATCGATCTGCACATGGACACCCGCCGTTTTGTGGAGATCAGTCGGTTTGTCGGGCAGGCCAGCCATCGGCCCGTACCGGAATGGAAGGCCGTGGTCGGTGAGCGGGTCTTCTCCCATGAATCAGGGCTCCACGCCGACGGCGTCATTAAAAATCCCTGCAACTATGAGGGCTTCGATCCGGCTGAGGTGGGACTGTCACGCTACCTGGTCCTCGGCAAGCATTCGGGGAGTCAGGGTCTCGTTCACCGCCTGCAGGAGCTGGGCATCCGTGCCACGCGGCAGCAGGCGGACAGCCTGCTGCCCAGTGTTCGCCGACTGAGCCAGCAGCGCAAACGTCCCTTGAGCGACCATGAGCTGCTTACTCTCTGGCCCTCGTGCCAGGCCGTGGCCTGA
- the nifE gene encoding nitrogenase iron-molybdenum cofactor biosynthesis protein NifE, which produces MATKPKIRELLEESACSHNKTKKTSCNAPTPGATTGGCAFEGAQISLFPYADAAHLVHGPITCLAASWETRATKTSHTGRDFTQMGFTTDISNTDVVFGGEEKLLASIDYILKHYSPEAIFVYATCVTALIGDDIDAVCRQAAEKYGLPVVPVHAPGFVGSKNLGSRLGGEAALMHLIGTLEPETTTPFDINLIGEYNVTGDMWQYAHLLDELGIRILSTLSGDGRVRAIRSAHRARLNVIVCAKSLISLTRKMEEKYGIPHISLSFYGKRDTSAGLLAIAEALGDTDLIERTKRLIVREEAALEEKIAPYRALFRGKKAVLNTGGNKTWSIAAALQDLGIEVVATAVKKATEADREKAREVLGEKGVLMMNPGAEQARIIEERGAHLLLAGGRSLYTAIKKGIAFADVNQEKKKSYGGYNGLLNLAEDLKNALENPVFKNVAKRAPWEK; this is translated from the coding sequence GTGGCCACCAAACCGAAGATCAGAGAGCTGCTCGAAGAGAGCGCCTGTTCCCACAACAAAACCAAAAAGACCTCCTGCAATGCCCCCACCCCCGGTGCAACCACGGGTGGATGTGCTTTCGAAGGGGCTCAGATTTCCCTCTTCCCCTATGCCGATGCCGCCCATCTGGTGCATGGGCCGATCACCTGTCTGGCGGCATCCTGGGAAACCCGCGCCACCAAAACCAGCCATACCGGGCGGGATTTCACCCAGATGGGCTTCACCACCGATATTTCCAACACGGACGTCGTCTTCGGAGGCGAGGAGAAGCTGCTCGCCTCCATCGATTACATCCTGAAACACTACTCCCCCGAAGCAATTTTCGTGTACGCCACCTGCGTCACAGCCCTCATCGGCGATGATATCGACGCGGTGTGCCGGCAGGCGGCGGAGAAATATGGCCTTCCGGTGGTGCCCGTGCACGCTCCCGGTTTCGTGGGGAGCAAGAACCTTGGCAGCCGTCTGGGGGGAGAAGCGGCGCTGATGCACCTGATCGGCACCCTGGAGCCGGAGACCACCACCCCCTTCGACATCAACCTGATCGGCGAGTACAACGTCACCGGCGACATGTGGCAGTACGCGCACCTGCTCGACGAGCTGGGCATCCGCATCCTCTCCACCCTGAGCGGCGACGGGCGGGTCCGCGCCATCCGCAGCGCCCATCGGGCCAGGCTCAACGTGATCGTCTGCGCCAAATCCCTGATCTCTTTGACCCGCAAGATGGAAGAGAAGTACGGTATCCCCCATATTTCCCTCTCTTTCTATGGCAAGCGTGACACCAGCGCGGGGCTGCTGGCCATCGCCGAGGCTCTCGGCGACACGGACCTGATCGAACGAACCAAACGACTTATTGTCCGCGAAGAGGCCGCCCTCGAGGAAAAAATCGCTCCCTACCGCGCGTTGTTTCGCGGCAAGAAAGCCGTGCTCAACACCGGAGGAAACAAAACCTGGTCCATTGCTGCGGCCCTGCAGGATTTGGGCATCGAGGTGGTGGCCACCGCCGTAAAGAAGGCGACCGAGGCGGACCGGGAGAAGGCGCGCGAGGTCCTCGGCGAAAAGGGGGTGCTGATGATGAATCCGGGCGCGGAGCAGGCCAGGATCATTGAGGAGAGGGGCGCCCATCTGCTGCTGGCCGGAGGCCGCAGCCTTTATACCGCCATCAAGAAAGGGATCGCCTTCGCCGACGTCAACCAGGAGAAGAAAAAAAGCTATGGCGGCTACAACGGTCTGCTCAATCTGGCCGAAGATCTGAAGAACGCGCTGGAAAATCCCGTCTTTAAAAACGTTGCCAAGAGGGCCCCATGGGAGAAATAA